Proteins encoded by one window of Streptomyces clavuligerus:
- a CDS encoding MFS transporter gives MAPTVTDSARPGYGQLLRTPGAWTFLLPGFAARQPFAMLTIGIVLLVEHTTGSYGQAGAVAAVTGVSMALFAPQSGKLADRFGQRAVLLPGVLVHAASVSALTWLALAEAPMWALFAAAVPAGASVPQVGPMVRARWAARLDGSPLMPTAAAFESVTDEFTFVVGPVLATALCTGVHPAAGLIAEAGLTLVGGLLFAAQKRTQPPVVRTAADGATAPRASALSVPGVRVLVVSFLGIGSVFGGMQVSITAFSEQIGNPGINGVLYGVFAAGNMLAGIACGAIAWKSGPLRRVLIGYAGLTLAASTLWAVDSALLLALVGLVVGLCIAPALIGGYTLVDSLVPATARTEAFTWLTGAVALGQALAVTAAGRLTDSGGASAGFTVPLIGTALALVTLVALRSRLAPPRDPDGTADSGRIAARSASGVDHRSPATVD, from the coding sequence GTGGCACCCACGGTCACCGACAGCGCACGCCCCGGATACGGACAGCTCCTCCGCACCCCCGGTGCCTGGACCTTCCTCCTCCCCGGCTTCGCCGCCCGGCAGCCCTTCGCCATGCTCACGATCGGCATCGTGCTGCTGGTCGAGCACACCACCGGCTCCTACGGCCAGGCCGGAGCGGTCGCGGCCGTCACCGGCGTCTCCATGGCCCTCTTCGCCCCGCAGAGCGGCAAGCTCGCCGACCGCTTCGGCCAGCGCGCCGTGCTGCTCCCCGGCGTCCTCGTCCACGCCGCCTCCGTCTCCGCCCTGACCTGGCTGGCCCTGGCGGAGGCCCCGATGTGGGCCCTGTTCGCCGCGGCCGTCCCGGCGGGCGCCTCCGTACCCCAGGTCGGCCCGATGGTCCGCGCCCGCTGGGCGGCCCGGCTGGACGGCTCACCGCTGATGCCGACGGCCGCCGCCTTCGAGTCGGTGACGGACGAGTTCACCTTCGTCGTGGGCCCCGTCCTCGCCACCGCGCTCTGCACCGGGGTGCACCCGGCGGCCGGACTGATCGCCGAAGCCGGACTGACCCTCGTCGGCGGTCTGCTCTTCGCCGCCCAGAAGCGCACCCAGCCGCCCGTCGTGCGCACCGCCGCGGACGGTGCCACGGCACCGCGCGCCTCCGCTCTCTCCGTCCCCGGGGTCCGCGTCCTCGTGGTCTCCTTCCTCGGTATCGGCTCGGTCTTCGGCGGTATGCAGGTCTCGATCACCGCCTTCAGCGAGCAGATCGGCAACCCCGGCATCAACGGCGTCCTGTACGGGGTCTTCGCCGCGGGCAACATGCTCGCGGGCATCGCCTGCGGCGCCATCGCCTGGAAGAGCGGCCCGCTGCGCCGGGTGCTGATCGGCTACGCCGGACTCACCCTGGCCGCGTCCACCCTGTGGGCCGTCGACTCCGCCCTGCTGCTCGCCCTGGTCGGACTCGTGGTGGGACTGTGTATCGCCCCCGCGCTGATCGGCGGCTACACCCTGGTCGACTCGCTGGTTCCGGCCACGGCCCGTACCGAGGCGTTCACCTGGCTGACCGGCGCGGTGGCCCTCGGCCAGGCCCTCGCGGTCACCGCCGCGGGCCGGCTGACCGACAGCGGCGGGGCCAGCGCGGGCTTCACGGTCCCGCTGATCGGCACCGCGCTGGCCCTGGTGACCCTGGTCGCGCTGCGCTCCCGGCTGGCTCCCCCGCGGGACCCCGACGGAACCGCGGACTCCGGCCGGATCGCCGCCCGGAGCGCGAGTGGCGTGGATCACCGCTCACCGGCGACGGTGGACTGA
- a CDS encoding potassium/proton antiporter, protein MLLIAVAAVRVSSRSGLPSLLIYLGIGIAIGQDGIFDVKFDNAELTQVIGYAALVVILAEGGLGTKWQEIKPALPAAVALSTVGVAVSVGITATAAHYLVGLEWQQALIIGAVVSSTDAAAVFSVLRKVPLPSRVTGVLEAESGFNDAPVVILVVAFSTAGPVDAWYVLVGTILLELAIGAGIGLAAGFLGAFGLRHVALPASGLYPIAVMAIAVAAYAAGAMAHGSGFLAVYLAAMVLGNSKLPHAPANRGFAEGLGWIAQIGMFVLLGLLVTPHELVADFWPAVVVGLVLTMVARPVSVMLSLLPFRIPEREQILMSWAGLRGAVPIILATIPMVGGVAGSDRIFNIVFVLVVVYTLVQGPTLPWLAKALRLGPGGPSDLGVESAPLERLRGHLLSVSIPEESRMHGVEVSELRLPAGSAVTLVVRDGKSFVPSPATVLRRGDELLVVATDPVRDAAEKRLRAVGRGGKLAGWLGSG, encoded by the coding sequence GTGCTCCTCATCGCCGTCGCGGCGGTACGTGTCTCATCCCGCAGCGGGCTGCCCAGTCTGTTGATCTATCTCGGGATCGGCATCGCCATAGGGCAGGACGGGATCTTCGACGTCAAGTTCGACAACGCCGAACTGACCCAGGTGATCGGCTACGCGGCACTGGTCGTGATCCTCGCCGAAGGCGGACTCGGCACGAAGTGGCAGGAGATCAAACCGGCGCTCCCCGCCGCCGTCGCGCTCTCGACCGTCGGCGTCGCCGTCAGCGTGGGCATCACGGCGACCGCGGCGCACTATCTGGTCGGTCTGGAGTGGCAGCAGGCACTCATCATCGGAGCGGTGGTGTCGTCGACGGACGCGGCGGCCGTCTTCTCCGTGCTGCGCAAGGTGCCGCTGCCGTCGCGGGTGACCGGTGTGCTGGAGGCCGAGTCGGGCTTCAACGACGCCCCCGTGGTGATCCTGGTCGTGGCCTTCTCCACCGCCGGGCCGGTGGACGCCTGGTATGTGCTGGTCGGAACGATCCTGCTGGAACTGGCGATCGGCGCGGGCATCGGTCTCGCGGCAGGCTTCCTGGGCGCGTTCGGGCTGCGGCACGTGGCCCTGCCCGCCTCCGGTCTCTACCCGATCGCCGTCATGGCGATCGCGGTGGCGGCGTACGCGGCGGGGGCCATGGCCCACGGCAGCGGCTTCCTCGCGGTGTATCTGGCCGCCATGGTCCTCGGGAACTCGAAGCTCCCGCACGCCCCCGCCAACCGGGGCTTCGCCGAGGGGCTCGGCTGGATCGCCCAGATCGGGATGTTCGTCCTGCTCGGTCTGCTGGTCACCCCGCACGAACTGGTGGCCGACTTCTGGCCCGCGGTGGTCGTGGGCCTGGTGCTGACGATGGTGGCCCGGCCGGTGTCCGTGATGCTGAGCCTGCTGCCGTTCAGGATTCCCGAGCGCGAGCAGATCCTGATGTCCTGGGCGGGGCTGCGCGGCGCCGTGCCCATCATCCTCGCCACCATCCCCATGGTGGGCGGGGTCGCGGGCAGCGACCGGATCTTCAACATCGTCTTCGTCCTGGTCGTCGTCTACACCCTGGTCCAGGGGCCGACCCTGCCCTGGCTGGCCAAGGCCCTGCGGCTGGGCCCCGGCGGCCCCTCCGACCTGGGCGTCGAGTCCGCGCCGCTGGAGCGGCTGCGCGGCCATCTGCTCTCGGTGTCGATCCCGGAGGAGTCCCGGATGCACGGCGTCGAGGTCTCCGAACTGCGGCTGCCCGCCGGCTCCGCCGTCACCCTCGTCGTCCGGGACGGCAAGAGCTTCGTCCCCTCGCCCGCGACCGTGCTGCGCCGCGGGGACGAACTCCTCGTCGTCGCCACCGACCCGGTGCGGGACGCCGCGGAGAAACGACTCCGCGCGGTGGGCAGGGGCGGCAAACTGGCGGGCTGGCTCGGCTCCGGCTGA
- a CDS encoding penicillin acylase family protein has product MPSKNSASSPKKKKGRRARLLVILLVLALLGGVGFAGFWGVSAVRASFPQTTGTIRIEGLSGDVEVKRDDYGIPQIYADTDADLFRAQGFVHAQDRFYEMDVRRHMTAGRLSEMFGESQVETDAFLRTLGWRRVAQQEYDEKLSEATKKNLQAYAAGVNAYLKEKAPKEISVEYVALDLDSGYRPEPWTPVDSVAWLKAMAWDLRGNMQDEIDRSLMTSRLSKKQIEDLYPAYPADRNKPVVERGGVNPVTGVFDPETEPTGTIGTSGTGTGTGTGTGTGTGTSGTGTGTGTSGTGTGTGTSGTGTGTGTGTGTGTGTLPGTAADATQGLNTQLAALSESLDTIPQLLGPNGSGIGSNSWVVSGQYTTTGKPLLANDPHLAPQLPSLWYQMGLHCRKVSQSCQYQTAGFTFSGMPGVVIGHNSDIAWGLTNLGADVTDLYLEKLTGNTYQVGDEQQELTTRKEVIEVAGGKSRTITVRSTRNGPLVSDRSTELAQVGQRAPVSSAAPDRATGYGVALRWTALEPGTSLDALLALNRASDFDSFRAAAKDFDVPSQNLIYADREGSIGYQAPGRIPVRGKGDGSLPAPGWDSAYVWDEYIPFDEMPYELNPKRGYIVTANQAVVDPEKYPYPITTDYGYGARSQRINNLIESKIKGGGKISTEDMRTMQMDNASEIGKLLTPYLLKIDVKDKDVREAQKLLETWDYTQEPDSSAAAYFNAVWRNILKLAFGNKLPKELRVEGDCLSVRPVDGTVLHDEQNKPKDECGERDADSAQPDGGDRWFEVIRKIVKDEDNAWWKSPGTRTDEETDTRDELFARAMEDARWELTAELGKDMSTWNWGRLHQLNLRNQTLGAEGPAFLKFLLNRGPWNLGGGEAAVNATGWNAAAGYDVVWVPSMRMVVNVGDWDKSDWINLSGASGHAYSAHYTDQTDKWANGELLDWSFTPDAVDTNTVDRLTLTSK; this is encoded by the coding sequence ATGCCCTCCAAAAATTCCGCCTCTTCGCCCAAGAAGAAGAAGGGGCGACGCGCCCGCCTGCTCGTGATCCTGCTGGTGCTCGCGCTCCTCGGCGGTGTCGGATTCGCCGGTTTCTGGGGGGTGAGCGCCGTTCGCGCCTCCTTCCCGCAGACCACCGGAACGATCCGGATCGAGGGGCTGAGCGGCGATGTGGAGGTCAAGCGGGACGACTACGGAATCCCGCAGATCTACGCCGACACCGATGCGGATCTCTTCCGCGCCCAGGGCTTCGTCCATGCCCAGGACCGCTTCTACGAGATGGATGTGCGCCGCCATATGACGGCGGGCCGTCTCTCCGAGATGTTCGGCGAGAGCCAGGTCGAGACGGACGCGTTCCTGCGGACCCTCGGCTGGCGCCGGGTGGCGCAGCAGGAGTACGACGAGAAGCTGTCGGAGGCGACGAAGAAGAACCTCCAGGCGTACGCGGCGGGGGTCAACGCCTATCTGAAGGAGAAGGCGCCGAAGGAGATCTCCGTCGAGTACGTGGCGCTCGACCTGGACAGCGGCTACCGGCCCGAGCCGTGGACGCCGGTCGACTCGGTGGCCTGGCTCAAGGCGATGGCCTGGGACCTGCGCGGCAATATGCAGGACGAGATCGACCGCTCCCTGATGACCAGCCGGCTGAGCAAGAAGCAGATCGAGGACCTGTATCCGGCATACCCGGCGGACCGGAACAAGCCGGTCGTCGAGCGCGGTGGCGTCAACCCCGTCACCGGCGTCTTCGACCCGGAGACCGAGCCCACGGGCACCATCGGCACCTCCGGAACGGGCACCGGCACCGGCACCGGAACGGGCACGGGCACGGGCACCTCTGGAACGGGCACCGGTACGGGCACTTCCGGAACGGGTACGGGAACCGGAACCTCCGGCACGGGCACGGGCACGGGTACCGGAACGGGTACCGGAACCGGGACGCTCCCCGGCACCGCCGCGGACGCCACGCAGGGCCTGAACACCCAGCTCGCCGCCCTCTCCGAGTCCCTGGACACCATTCCGCAGCTCCTCGGCCCCAACGGCAGCGGCATCGGCTCCAACTCATGGGTCGTCTCCGGCCAGTACACGACCACCGGCAAGCCCCTGCTGGCCAACGACCCGCACCTGGCCCCGCAGCTCCCCTCGCTCTGGTACCAGATGGGCCTGCACTGCCGGAAGGTCTCCCAGAGCTGCCAGTACCAGACCGCGGGCTTCACCTTCTCCGGTATGCCGGGCGTGGTCATCGGCCACAACAGCGACATCGCCTGGGGCCTCACCAACCTCGGCGCCGACGTGACCGACCTCTATCTGGAGAAGCTGACCGGGAACACCTACCAGGTGGGCGACGAGCAGCAGGAGCTGACCACCCGCAAGGAGGTCATTGAGGTCGCGGGCGGCAAGAGCCGGACGATCACCGTCCGCTCCACCCGGAACGGACCCCTGGTCTCCGACCGCAGCACCGAGCTGGCCCAGGTCGGCCAGCGTGCCCCCGTCTCCAGCGCGGCACCCGACCGCGCCACCGGCTACGGCGTCGCCCTGCGCTGGACGGCCCTGGAGCCCGGCACCTCCCTCGACGCCCTGCTCGCGCTGAACCGCGCGTCCGACTTCGACTCCTTCCGCGCCGCGGCCAAGGACTTCGACGTCCCCTCGCAGAACCTGATCTACGCGGACCGCGAGGGCAGCATCGGCTACCAGGCCCCCGGCCGGATTCCGGTGCGCGGCAAGGGCGACGGCTCCCTCCCCGCGCCGGGCTGGGACTCCGCCTACGTCTGGGACGAGTACATCCCGTTCGACGAGATGCCCTACGAGCTGAACCCGAAGCGCGGCTACATCGTCACCGCCAACCAGGCGGTCGTCGACCCGGAGAAGTACCCGTACCCGATCACCACCGACTACGGCTACGGTGCGCGCAGCCAGCGGATCAACAATCTAATCGAGTCCAAGATCAAGGGTGGCGGCAAGATCTCCACCGAGGACATGCGCACCATGCAGATGGACAACGCCAGCGAGATCGGCAAGCTGCTGACGCCCTATCTGCTGAAGATCGACGTCAAGGACAAGGACGTCCGCGAGGCGCAGAAGCTGCTGGAGACCTGGGACTACACCCAGGAGCCGGACTCCTCGGCCGCCGCCTACTTCAACGCGGTGTGGCGGAACATCCTCAAGCTGGCGTTCGGCAACAAGCTGCCGAAGGAACTGCGTGTCGAGGGCGACTGCCTGAGCGTTCGCCCGGTCGACGGCACGGTCCTGCACGACGAGCAGAACAAGCCGAAGGACGAGTGCGGTGAACGGGACGCCGACTCGGCGCAGCCGGACGGCGGCGACCGCTGGTTCGAGGTGATCCGGAAGATCGTCAAGGACGAGGACAACGCCTGGTGGAAGTCGCCCGGCACCCGCACGGACGAGGAGACCGACACCCGGGACGAGCTGTTCGCCCGGGCCATGGAGGACGCCCGCTGGGAGCTGACGGCCGAGCTGGGCAAGGACATGTCGACGTGGAACTGGGGTCGGCTGCACCAGCTCAACCTCAGGAACCAGACCCTCGGCGCCGAGGGCCCCGCCTTCCTGAAGTTCCTGCTGAACCGCGGTCCGTGGAACCTCGGCGGCGGTGAGGCG